A stretch of Cystobacter ferrugineus DNA encodes these proteins:
- a CDS encoding pilus assembly protein PilP, translating to MKTFHSMFISGALALCLAGCEEEPPPPPPVAARPAAEEEPPPEKPAEPAVAAPLYVYNYNPVGKRDPFRSPIEDIKAADTPVGAQPLTACAEALCQWDIDQLKLVAVVSGDANPMAMVEDPMGRGHIVRRNSRMGRSGGKVTQILRDEVVVTETITTPERVVYNPVKLGLKQDDKMDPAYNLMTGKNWEP from the coding sequence ATGAAGACGTTCCACTCCATGTTCATTTCGGGGGCACTGGCCCTCTGCCTGGCGGGTTGCGAGGAGGAGCCGCCTCCGCCCCCGCCCGTGGCGGCCAGGCCGGCGGCGGAGGAAGAGCCTCCCCCGGAGAAACCCGCGGAGCCCGCGGTGGCTGCTCCGTTGTACGTCTACAACTACAACCCGGTGGGCAAGCGTGATCCGTTCCGCAGCCCCATCGAAGACATCAAGGCCGCCGACACGCCCGTGGGCGCGCAGCCGTTGACGGCCTGCGCCGAGGCGCTCTGTCAGTGGGACATCGATCAGCTCAAGCTGGTGGCCGTGGTGTCGGGAGATGCCAACCCGATGGCCATGGTGGAGGACCCGATGGGTCGTGGCCACATCGTGCGCCGCAACTCGCGGATGGGTCGCTCGGGCGGCAAGGTCACGCAGATCCTCCGGGATGAGGTGGTCGTCACCGAGACCATCACCACGCCGGAGCGGGTGGTCTACAACCCAGTGAAACTGGGGCTGAAGCAGGATGACAAGATGGATCCTGCCTACAACCTGATGACGGGCAAGAACTGGGAGCCGTAG
- a CDS encoding type 4a pilus biogenesis protein PilO — protein MDKYLDRIVKAQPAVKFGGLAALVVLMTAANYFLVIQPLEDESVALRAQQRKLDLDLAEKSEIAQNLNERRREMDVLEQKLAEALTELPQNKDVEELLAQLNDIGKKSGLEISRVEPGPEAVVGDEFFSRIPVRMVVSGNYHEIAMFLQEVSNMRRIVNVNNIKLEGARVKNEKVVLSSSFMATTFRFVK, from the coding sequence ATGGACAAGTATCTCGACAGGATCGTGAAGGCGCAGCCCGCGGTGAAGTTCGGTGGACTGGCGGCGCTGGTGGTCCTCATGACCGCCGCCAACTACTTCCTCGTCATCCAGCCGTTGGAGGATGAGTCGGTCGCGTTGCGCGCGCAGCAGCGCAAGCTGGATCTGGATCTGGCGGAGAAGAGTGAGATCGCCCAGAACCTCAACGAGCGTCGGCGTGAGATGGACGTGCTGGAGCAGAAGCTCGCCGAGGCGCTCACCGAGCTGCCCCAGAACAAGGATGTCGAGGAGCTGCTCGCGCAGCTCAACGACATCGGCAAGAAGTCGGGGCTGGAGATCTCCCGCGTGGAACCGGGTCCCGAGGCGGTGGTGGGCGACGAGTTCTTCTCGCGCATCCCGGTGCGCATGGTGGTGAGCGGCAACTACCACGAGATCGCCATGTTCCTGCAGGAGGTGTCGAACATGCGGCGCATCGTGAACGTCAACAACATCAAGCTCGAAGGCGCCCGGGTGAAGAACGAAAAGGTGGTGCTCAGCAGTTCGTTCATGGCCACGACCTTCCGCTTCGTCAAATAG
- a CDS encoding PilN domain-containing protein: protein MMIRINLLPVRKKVKQEAGRQILALFALVLLGAGAGNFFWYSDRDGVVTKQKEGIAQTRKRIADLEKTIGEVQHINERKAEVEKKLAVLDELRRGRSGPVRMLDALANSIPKKAWIKSFNEEQGAVSLIGSAVSHDDVAELMRNLNGMVWTPKGIGRLVEQRRDAKTSRVELLSAEISIEEFPVGDIKPFFTNVDLRSTQQQQSQSKPGEVSTVDFDISLSSNYAI, encoded by the coding sequence ATGATGATCCGCATCAACCTTTTGCCCGTCCGCAAGAAAGTCAAGCAGGAGGCGGGCCGGCAGATCCTGGCCCTCTTCGCGCTCGTCCTGCTGGGCGCGGGCGCGGGCAACTTCTTCTGGTACTCCGACCGTGACGGCGTCGTGACCAAGCAGAAGGAAGGCATCGCGCAGACCCGCAAGCGCATCGCCGACCTCGAGAAGACGATCGGTGAGGTGCAGCACATCAACGAGCGCAAGGCCGAGGTGGAGAAGAAGCTCGCGGTGCTGGACGAGCTGCGCCGCGGCCGCTCCGGACCCGTGCGGATGCTGGACGCGCTGGCCAATTCCATCCCGAAGAAGGCCTGGATCAAGAGCTTCAACGAGGAGCAGGGCGCGGTGAGCCTGATTGGCTCCGCCGTCAGCCATGACGACGTGGCCGAGCTGATGCGCAACCTCAACGGCATGGTGTGGACGCCCAAGGGCATTGGCCGCCTGGTGGAGCAGCGCCGCGATGCGAAGACCTCGCGTGTCGAGCTGCTGTCGGCCGAGATCTCCATCGAGGAGTTCCCGGTGGGGGACATCAAGCCCTTCTTCACCAACGTGGACCTCAGGAGCACCCAGCAGCAGCAGAGCCAGTCCAAGCCGGGTGAGGTGTCCACGGTGGACTTCGACATCTCCCTCTCCTCCAACTACGCCATCTGA
- the pilM gene encoding type IV pilus assembly protein PilM, whose translation MAKGKLALGLDIGSTSVKMILLKEQRKRGQVSYALQSFGMKPLPPEAIVDGALMNSTAIVQALQELLTELKIKSKDVAIGVSGHSVIIKKIQMPRMSQEELEESIQWEAEQYIPFDVKDVNIDTQILDAGGNDATGQMDVLLVAAKKDMINDYTTVVSESGLVPVVVDVDAFAVQNMFATNYDIPDKETVVLINAGASVVNINIISNGITVFTRDVTIGGNQFTEEIQKQLNVSYEEAETLKIGGTRSDADAVVPQEVERVLLSVAEQVAGEIQRSLDFYAGTAVDANFTKVYLSGGTAKIPALFKTIETRVGVPVEILNPFRKIDVDNRKFDPAFIMEVAPMAAVAVGLALRRPGDKLA comes from the coding sequence ATGGCGAAGGGTAAGCTGGCTCTCGGTCTGGATATCGGATCGACCTCGGTGAAGATGATTCTCCTCAAGGAGCAGCGCAAGCGCGGCCAGGTGAGCTACGCGCTGCAGAGCTTCGGAATGAAGCCGCTGCCTCCCGAGGCCATCGTCGATGGCGCCCTCATGAACTCCACCGCCATCGTCCAGGCGCTCCAGGAGCTGCTCACCGAGCTGAAGATCAAGAGCAAGGACGTCGCCATCGGCGTGTCGGGCCACTCGGTCATCATCAAGAAGATCCAGATGCCCCGCATGAGCCAGGAAGAGCTCGAGGAGAGCATCCAGTGGGAGGCCGAGCAGTACATCCCCTTCGACGTCAAGGACGTGAACATCGACACGCAGATCCTCGACGCGGGGGGCAATGACGCCACCGGCCAGATGGACGTGCTGCTCGTGGCGGCCAAGAAGGACATGATCAACGACTACACCACGGTGGTGTCCGAGTCCGGGCTCGTGCCGGTGGTGGTGGACGTGGACGCCTTCGCCGTCCAGAACATGTTCGCCACCAACTACGACATCCCCGACAAGGAGACCGTGGTGCTCATCAACGCGGGCGCCTCGGTGGTGAACATCAACATCATCTCCAACGGCATCACGGTGTTCACCCGCGACGTGACCATCGGCGGCAACCAGTTCACCGAGGAGATCCAGAAGCAGCTCAACGTCTCCTACGAGGAGGCGGAGACGCTGAAGATCGGCGGCACCCGCAGCGACGCGGACGCGGTCGTCCCCCAGGAGGTCGAGCGCGTGCTCTTGAGCGTGGCGGAGCAGGTGGCCGGTGAAATCCAGCGCTCGCTGGACTTCTACGCGGGCACCGCCGTGGACGCCAACTTCACCAAGGTCTACCTGTCGGGCGGGACCGCCAAGATTCCGGCCCTGTTCAAGACGATCGAGACGCGCGTGGGCGTGCCCGTGGAGATCCTCAACCCCTTCCGGAAGATCGACGTGGACAACCGCAAGTTCGACCCCGCCTTCATCATGGAGGTGGCGCCGATGGCCGCGGTGGCCGTGGGTCTGGCACTCCGGCGTCCTGGCGACAAGCTGGCCTGA
- a CDS encoding prepilin peptidase, protein MAVAWVVVLGLVFGSFLNVVIARVPTGESIVRPRSRCPKCGHTLAWFDNVPVLSWLVLRGRCRSCGQPISWRYPLIELLTGALFFACQRRFGWTPELVSALVLVLVLVPLSFIDLEHWILPHELTWPGIAAGVVLSAPLGLTRVRDSIIGALTGFFVFWAMEWLGEKIFKKEALGAGDKDLLALIGAFLTWKPLLGVIFLSSLQGAVVGSVMLLLHGRAGPAPAPESPPTPTEPPPVHADSPSPPAPDAASAPLPEGDALPEGAGAEQAPVVDGAGEGEKEDDDEEDDWVPGPSNLPFGPWLSIAALEVMLLGPWLSAILPAPVNVLVTGVR, encoded by the coding sequence ATGGCCGTGGCGTGGGTGGTGGTCCTGGGCCTGGTCTTCGGTAGTTTCTTGAATGTCGTGATCGCCCGGGTTCCCACGGGTGAGAGCATCGTGCGGCCCCGCTCGCGCTGTCCCAAGTGCGGCCACACCCTGGCCTGGTTCGACAACGTGCCGGTGCTCTCCTGGCTCGTGCTGCGCGGGCGCTGCCGCTCGTGCGGCCAGCCCATTTCCTGGCGCTATCCTTTGATCGAGCTGCTCACCGGGGCGCTCTTCTTCGCCTGCCAGCGCCGTTTCGGCTGGACGCCGGAGCTCGTCTCCGCGCTGGTGCTGGTGCTGGTGCTGGTGCCGCTGTCCTTCATCGATCTGGAGCATTGGATTCTTCCGCACGAGCTGACCTGGCCGGGTATCGCCGCGGGGGTGGTGCTCTCGGCGCCCCTGGGGCTGACGCGGGTGCGCGACTCCATCATCGGCGCGCTGACGGGCTTCTTCGTCTTCTGGGCGATGGAGTGGCTGGGAGAGAAGATCTTCAAGAAGGAGGCACTGGGGGCGGGGGACAAGGATCTGCTCGCGCTCATCGGTGCCTTCCTCACCTGGAAGCCGCTGCTCGGCGTCATCTTCCTGTCGTCGCTTCAAGGGGCCGTGGTGGGCTCGGTGATGTTGCTCCTCCACGGCCGGGCGGGACCCGCTCCTGCCCCCGAGTCGCCTCCCACGCCCACCGAGCCTCCTCCCGTCCACGCCGACTCTCCCTCCCCGCCAGCTCCCGATGCGGCGTCCGCGCCGCTTCCCGAGGGGGACGCCCTCCCCGAGGGGGCGGGGGCGGAGCAGGCCCCGGTGGTGGATGGGGCGGGCGAGGGCGAGAAGGAGGACGACGACGAGGAAGACGACTGGGTGCCGGGCCCCTCCAACCTCCCCTTTGGCCCCTGGCTGTCGATCGCTGCACTCGAGGTGATGCTGCTCGGTCCCTGGCTCAGCGCGATCCTGCCGGCTCCCGTGAACGTGTTGGTGACTGGCGTGCGCTGA
- a CDS encoding prepilin-type N-terminal cleavage/methylation domain-containing protein, whose protein sequence is MNRLFVRKNRGFTLIELMIVVAIIGILAAIAIPNFIKFQARSKQGEAKANLKAWFTSQRAYLQEKDKYSENVQTVGFSPERGNRYAYYFATGRTCVIRQTSGVTDTKGAHCITVDSAKFAGSSTPDPVEPTSASYTGAGSDPGMPGLNGCNTGIGCNISGLAAGNVDNDSVGIDTWWISTKDTTKISAVCGNDESVTVAGSPFLANNDVDCDS, encoded by the coding sequence ATGAACCGTCTCTTCGTTCGCAAGAACCGCGGCTTCACGCTCATCGAGCTCATGATCGTGGTGGCCATCATCGGCATCCTCGCCGCCATCGCCATCCCGAACTTCATCAAGTTCCAGGCCCGCTCCAAGCAGGGTGAGGCCAAGGCCAACCTGAAGGCCTGGTTCACCTCGCAGCGCGCCTACCTCCAGGAGAAGGACAAGTACTCGGAGAACGTGCAGACGGTGGGTTTCTCGCCTGAGCGTGGCAACCGCTACGCCTACTACTTCGCGACGGGCCGCACCTGCGTCATCCGCCAGACGTCGGGCGTGACCGACACCAAGGGCGCCCACTGCATCACCGTGGACAGCGCGAAGTTCGCGGGCTCGTCCACGCCGGACCCCGTCGAGCCGACGAGCGCGTCGTACACGGGCGCGGGTTCGGACCCGGGCATGCCTGGCCTCAACGGCTGCAACACCGGCATCGGCTGCAACATCTCCGGTCTGGCCGCCGGTAACGTCGACAACGACTCCGTGGGCATCGACACCTGGTGGATCTCGACCAAGGACACCACCAAGATCAGCGCCGTCTGCGGCAACGACGAGTCGGTGACGGTCGCCGGTTCGCCCTTCCTCGCCAACAACGACGTCGACTGCGACAGCTGA
- a CDS encoding tetratricopeptide repeat protein: MKSRPFLFPVVTSLCGLLALLLLVDPPRKPARGPHQEVLLPREDVLRVVGRGYIQMIADYLWIQLVQTAGRAVTAEEYRDLYPYAELITDLDPYFDMVYRFAAGTLPTNLGRETWVNTEESTRLLRKGLKLFPDDLKMNMLLAYNLSTFEKNYQEAAQLTERASRLPGAPAYLPQLATRLYAQAGSVDAGLALAESLLDSAEDEATRQLFEQRIRDLELEAELQRVDVAIARFHETYGVLPPDVDTLSWLGFLSEPPHDPQGGGFFIGSDGRAYSRTQQRRLEIFTPFNRGRG, translated from the coding sequence ATGAAGTCGCGCCCCTTCCTTTTTCCTGTCGTGACGAGCCTGTGCGGTCTGCTGGCGCTCTTGCTGCTGGTGGACCCACCGCGCAAGCCCGCGCGTGGTCCACATCAGGAGGTCCTGCTGCCCCGAGAGGATGTGCTGCGCGTGGTGGGCCGTGGCTACATCCAGATGATCGCGGACTACCTCTGGATCCAACTCGTCCAGACCGCGGGCCGAGCCGTCACGGCCGAGGAGTACCGCGACCTCTACCCCTACGCCGAGCTCATCACCGATCTGGATCCCTACTTCGACATGGTCTACAGGTTCGCCGCGGGGACGCTCCCCACCAACCTCGGGCGCGAAACCTGGGTCAACACGGAGGAATCCACCCGGCTGCTGCGCAAGGGCCTGAAGCTCTTCCCCGATGATCTCAAGATGAACATGTTGCTCGCCTACAACCTGAGCACCTTCGAGAAGAACTATCAGGAAGCGGCCCAACTGACCGAGCGGGCCTCGCGACTGCCGGGCGCGCCCGCCTACCTTCCCCAGCTCGCCACGCGGCTGTACGCCCAGGCCGGCTCGGTGGATGCCGGTCTCGCACTGGCCGAGTCCCTGTTGGACTCGGCCGAGGACGAAGCCACGCGGCAGCTGTTCGAACAACGCATCCGGGACCTGGAGCTGGAAGCGGAGCTGCAGCGCGTGGACGTCGCCATCGCGCGCTTCCACGAGACGTACGGCGTGCTGCCTCCGGACGTGGACACCCTGTCATGGCTGGGCTTCCTGTCCGAGCCCCCGCATGACCCCCAGGGGGGTGGATTCTTCATCGGTTCTGACGGGCGCGCCTACTCGAGAACCCAACAGCGACGCTTGGAGATCTTCACCCCCTTCAACCGCGGCCGCGGTTGA
- a CDS encoding ABC transporter ATP-binding protein — protein MSMDAPIPIEIRELSKTYRLGFFMNRQVRALQSLDLKILPGQVYGLLGPNGAGKSTTIKILLNLVQATGGEARLFGLRPQDREARRRVGYVPENPAPYEYLTGREFVTLAGRLMGMSGKELDARVEQVLGMVQMTRAASLQIRRYSKGMVQRVALAQALVSRPSLLILDEPTSGLDPVGRRQIRDLILEERHRGTTVLFCTHIIPDVETLCDRVAVLVGGRRVREGSVSELVSSQATHMEITVEGVPLERIQALGFELEQAQALEQRVILRVRDADSQPLLKRLLELNGRVTQLQPTRFSLEDLFLRALEEARQGPVGGEIS, from the coding sequence ATGTCCATGGATGCGCCCATCCCCATCGAAATCCGAGAGCTGTCCAAGACGTACCGGCTCGGCTTCTTCATGAACCGACAGGTTCGCGCCCTGCAGTCGCTCGACCTGAAGATCCTGCCCGGCCAGGTGTATGGCCTGCTCGGTCCCAACGGAGCCGGCAAGTCCACCACCATCAAGATCCTGCTGAACCTGGTGCAGGCCACTGGTGGAGAAGCACGGCTCTTCGGCCTGCGGCCCCAGGACCGGGAAGCCCGCCGCCGCGTGGGCTACGTGCCCGAAAACCCCGCCCCCTACGAGTATCTCACCGGCCGCGAGTTCGTCACGCTGGCGGGGCGGCTGATGGGCATGAGCGGCAAGGAGTTGGATGCCCGGGTCGAGCAGGTGCTGGGCATGGTGCAGATGACCCGCGCCGCCTCCCTGCAGATCCGCCGCTACAGCAAGGGCATGGTGCAGCGCGTGGCACTGGCCCAGGCCCTGGTGTCCAGACCCTCGCTGCTCATCCTGGATGAGCCCACCTCGGGATTGGATCCCGTGGGCCGCCGACAGATCCGTGACCTCATCCTCGAGGAGCGCCACCGGGGCACGACGGTGCTCTTCTGCACGCACATCATCCCGGACGTGGAGACGCTCTGCGACCGCGTGGCCGTGCTGGTCGGAGGCCGGCGCGTGCGCGAGGGCAGCGTGTCCGAACTGGTGAGCTCACAGGCCACGCACATGGAGATCACGGTGGAGGGAGTGCCGCTCGAGCGCATCCAGGCGCTGGGCTTCGAGCTGGAGCAGGCCCAGGCGCTGGAGCAGCGAGTGATCCTGCGCGTGCGCGACGCGGACAGCCAGCCCCTGCTCAAGCGGCTCCTCGAACTCAATGGGCGGGTCACCCAGTTGCAACCCACCCGGTTCTCGTTGGAGGACCTGTTCCTGCGAGCCCTCGAGGAGGCACGCCAGGGCCCCGTGGGAGGAGAGATTTCATGA
- a CDS encoding ABC transporter permease yields MMGSFIALTLNGFREARRNRVTLIVAIFALSLLLSSSLVVEVTVGVFDRVITDMGLGSMSLMLVLLTIFLSSGLISREIERRTIFLMVSKPLSRGAFLVGRLFGNMLTVTVLLLAMAALFFLLLGFYAVPITPAHLAAVGMLWFELWVLSGVGFLMSSFSHHQTVSAFVTVSVYVAGNLSSDIYFLARKSKSDALQALGEAVYYVLPNLSRFNYRPQASYAAAVSSSQLLSDMAYGAAYTAVLVSLAVLLFNRRDFR; encoded by the coding sequence ATGATGGGTTCATTCATCGCCCTCACGCTCAATGGCTTCCGGGAAGCGCGGCGCAACCGCGTCACGCTGATCGTGGCCATCTTCGCGCTGAGCCTGCTGCTGTCCTCCTCACTCGTGGTGGAGGTCACCGTTGGGGTATTCGATCGGGTCATCACCGACATGGGTCTGGGCTCGATGAGCCTGATGCTGGTGCTGCTCACCATCTTCCTGTCCAGTGGGCTCATCTCGCGGGAAATCGAGCGGCGCACCATCTTCCTCATGGTGTCCAAGCCCCTGTCGCGAGGCGCCTTCCTGGTGGGTCGGCTGTTCGGCAACATGCTCACCGTGACGGTGCTGCTGCTGGCCATGGCCGCGCTCTTCTTCCTGCTGTTGGGCTTCTACGCCGTCCCCATCACCCCCGCGCACCTGGCGGCGGTGGGCATGCTGTGGTTCGAGCTCTGGGTGCTCAGCGGCGTGGGCTTCCTGATGTCCAGCTTCTCCCACCACCAGACGGTGTCCGCCTTCGTCACCGTGAGCGTCTACGTCGCGGGAAACCTGTCCTCGGACATCTACTTCCTGGCGCGCAAGTCCAAGAGCGACGCCCTCCAGGCGCTGGGCGAGGCCGTGTACTACGTGCTGCCCAACCTCTCCCGCTTCAACTACCGGCCCCAGGCGTCGTACGCCGCCGCCGTCTCGTCCTCCCAGTTGCTGTCCGACATGGCCTATGGCGCGGCCTATACCGCCGTGCTGGTGTCGCTGGCCGTCCTGCTCTTCAACCGGCGCGACTTCCGCTGA
- a CDS encoding sigma-54-dependent transcriptional regulator: protein MHILVVDDERSMRVVLEVLLLRSGYRVTCVEGVRAAREVLESTLVDLVITDMKLGASQSGMDVLRAARAQSDPPEVIVVTAFGTAASAVEAMREGAYDYIGKPFDNEELLLLVQKALEKRTLRQENVSLREHLVPGVGVMAVGRGERMRAVWSMVDKVAPTRSTVLIHGESGTGKELIAKALHLKSPRAGQPFLPINCAALNEGVLESELFGHVKGAFTGATQDRPGLLVHAGEGTVFLDEIGEVPLATQVKLLRVLQERKVKPVGSSAEIPFQARILAATNRRLDAEVKAGRFREDLFYRLNVITLELPPLRERPEDIAPLAEHFLARQRRELERPGLRFSPEALAVLSAYPFPGNVRQLENVVERAATLADGDVLTLASLPPSLRGEPVQPAAATAPEVALGAGFSLERHLDEAERHYLVAALAQAGGVKTRAADLLGLTFRSFRYRLAKHGLSDREDDT, encoded by the coding sequence GTGCACATCCTGGTCGTGGACGATGAGCGCTCGATGCGCGTGGTCCTGGAGGTCCTGCTGTTGCGCTCGGGCTACCGGGTGACGTGCGTGGAGGGCGTGCGGGCGGCGCGCGAGGTGCTGGAGTCCACCCTGGTGGATCTGGTCATCACCGACATGAAGCTGGGGGCCTCGCAGAGCGGCATGGACGTGCTGCGGGCCGCCCGGGCGCAGAGCGATCCTCCCGAGGTCATCGTCGTCACCGCCTTTGGCACCGCGGCCTCGGCGGTGGAGGCCATGCGCGAGGGCGCGTACGACTACATCGGCAAGCCCTTCGACAACGAGGAGCTGCTGCTGCTGGTGCAGAAGGCGCTGGAGAAGCGCACGCTGCGCCAGGAGAACGTCTCGCTGCGCGAGCACCTGGTGCCCGGCGTGGGAGTGATGGCGGTGGGCCGCGGCGAGCGGATGCGCGCGGTGTGGAGCATGGTGGACAAGGTGGCCCCCACGCGCTCCACCGTGCTCATCCATGGCGAGAGCGGAACGGGCAAGGAGCTCATCGCCAAGGCGCTGCACCTCAAGAGCCCCCGGGCGGGACAGCCCTTCCTGCCCATCAACTGCGCGGCGCTCAACGAGGGCGTGCTGGAGAGCGAGCTGTTCGGCCACGTGAAGGGGGCCTTCACCGGGGCCACGCAGGATCGCCCCGGCCTGCTGGTGCACGCGGGCGAGGGGACGGTGTTCCTCGATGAGATTGGCGAGGTGCCGCTGGCCACCCAGGTGAAGCTCTTGCGCGTGCTGCAGGAGCGCAAGGTCAAGCCGGTGGGCAGCTCGGCGGAGATTCCCTTCCAGGCCCGCATCCTGGCGGCCACCAACCGGCGGCTGGACGCCGAGGTGAAGGCGGGCCGCTTCCGGGAGGATCTCTTCTACCGGCTCAACGTCATCACCCTGGAGCTGCCGCCGCTGCGCGAGCGGCCGGAGGACATCGCGCCGCTGGCGGAGCATTTCCTCGCCCGGCAGCGCCGGGAGCTGGAGCGGCCGGGCCTGCGCTTCTCTCCCGAGGCCCTGGCGGTACTGTCCGCCTATCCGTTCCCCGGCAACGTGCGCCAGTTGGAGAACGTCGTCGAGCGCGCGGCGACGCTGGCGGATGGAGACGTGTTGACGTTGGCCTCGCTGCCGCCCTCGCTCCGGGGTGAGCCCGTGCAGCCCGCGGCCGCCACCGCGCCCGAGGTGGCGCTCGGGGCGGGCTTCTCCCTGGAGCGTCACCTCGATGAGGCCGAGCGGCACTACCTGGTGGCCGCCCTGGCGCAGGCGGGTGGGGTGAAGACGCGGGCGGCGGACCTGCTCGGCCTGACGTTCCGTTCCTTCCGCTACCGTCTGGCCAAGCACGGGCTGTCGGATCGGGAGGACGACACCTGA
- a CDS encoding two-component system sensor histidine kinase NtrB translates to MFRTVAVSLSLVAFAARVFLQPVQEPSHGDMLSFAVIGLVYLFTLVYGLMLRGGWADRLAAVVQVVGDLLIASVLVFLTGVGDSPFTFLYLLAVIGASILLDGRGALLAALASALTYSLLLVAVRSRWLASPTAVGDLSLQRVAFLIGSNLLALVLIAVLAGYLARQLSATGGRLSAREADLKKLGTLQQQILTCMPSGLITCDAEGRVTFVNRAASAILGLDAAAAVAGSPVESLLPGALGVDAHLRRRELSVQTREGERTLGLTVTGLGDTEREGTLIVFQDLTELRRIEEDLRRADRLAALGTLAAQLAHEIRNPLAAMRGSAQLLVQGSSGDPVSARLVDVLLRESDRLSKLVEDFLRFARPPPPLKQEVDLEALVAETVEMLRADPLARQVRVETELLPLRILVDADQLRQVLINLLRNAFQATEEGGWVRVTLRPEDSWAELLIWDSGGRIPPAHLSRIFEPFFSTREGGTGLGLSTAHSIVRSHGGNIRVSSSPQEGTGFLIQLPMRD, encoded by the coding sequence GTGTTCCGCACGGTGGCCGTCAGTCTGTCGCTCGTGGCCTTCGCGGCCCGCGTGTTCCTGCAGCCCGTGCAGGAGCCCAGCCACGGCGACATGCTGTCCTTCGCGGTCATCGGGCTCGTCTATCTCTTCACGCTCGTCTACGGCCTCATGCTCCGGGGGGGCTGGGCGGACCGGTTGGCGGCGGTGGTGCAGGTGGTGGGCGACCTGCTCATCGCCTCGGTGCTCGTCTTCCTCACCGGCGTGGGAGACAGCCCCTTCACCTTCCTGTACCTGCTGGCCGTCATCGGCGCGAGCATCCTGCTGGATGGCCGCGGCGCGCTGCTGGCCGCGCTCGCCAGCGCGCTCACCTATTCGTTGCTGCTGGTGGCGGTGCGGTCGCGCTGGTTGGCGTCCCCCACGGCCGTGGGGGATTTGAGCCTCCAGCGGGTCGCCTTCCTCATCGGCAGCAACCTGCTCGCGCTCGTGCTCATCGCGGTGCTCGCGGGCTATCTGGCGCGCCAGCTCTCGGCCACGGGCGGGCGGCTGTCCGCGCGCGAGGCGGACCTCAAGAAGCTGGGCACCCTGCAGCAGCAGATCCTCACCTGCATGCCCTCGGGCCTCATCACGTGTGACGCGGAGGGCCGCGTCACCTTCGTCAATCGCGCCGCCAGTGCCATCCTCGGGCTGGACGCGGCGGCGGCGGTGGCGGGCTCTCCCGTGGAGTCGCTTCTGCCAGGAGCGCTCGGAGTGGATGCCCACCTGCGCCGCCGGGAGCTGTCCGTGCAGACGCGGGAGGGCGAGCGCACGCTCGGGTTGACGGTGACGGGCCTGGGGGACACCGAGCGGGAGGGCACGCTCATCGTGTTCCAGGACCTGACCGAGCTGCGCCGCATCGAGGAGGATCTGCGGCGCGCCGACAGGCTGGCCGCGCTGGGCACCCTGGCCGCTCAGCTCGCGCACGAAATCCGCAATCCCCTGGCCGCCATGCGTGGCTCGGCCCAGTTGCTCGTGCAGGGGTCTTCCGGGGATCCCGTGTCGGCGAGGCTCGTGGACGTGCTGCTGCGCGAGTCGGATCGGCTCTCCAAGCTGGTGGAGGACTTCCTGCGCTTTGCCCGCCCGCCGCCTCCGCTCAAGCAGGAGGTGGACCTGGAGGCGTTGGTGGCGGAGACGGTGGAGATGCTGCGCGCGGATCCGCTCGCCCGTCAGGTGCGCGTGGAGACGGAGCTGCTTCCCTTGCGCATTCTCGTGGACGCGGATCAGCTCCGGCAGGTGCTCATCAACCTGTTGCGCAATGCCTTCCAGGCGACGGAGGAGGGGGGATGGGTGCGTGTGACGCTGCGGCCCGAGGACTCCTGGGCGGAGCTGCTCATCTGGGACTCGGGGGGGCGCATTCCCCCGGCACACCTCTCGCGCATTTTCGAGCCTTTTTTCAGCACCCGGGAGGGCGGAACCGGCCTGGGATTGTCCACGGCGCATTCCATCGTGCGCTCACATGGTGGCAACATCCGCGTGTCCTCCTCTCCCCAGGAGGGCACTGGGTTCCTCATCCAATTGCCCATGCGGGACTGA